The following proteins come from a genomic window of Candidatus Francisella endociliophora:
- a CDS encoding LPS-assembly protein LptD, with protein sequence MLKGIHKYLLICFGTVFFTVQGNAARIMNKNPIKEDWKCSVIDGEWSCERSEKPKNVFNDELKTAEKEKALADDMGWIQKSSYFSGGYYDNDNEFTKRLCKSKKTDVSYENAEFDTDGTLIASGNVEVLQCDQELYGNNAIVNFNKDKSSIRSLVMTGDVIAKQPSTGIFLRTKELDANMDDGTYSAGETFFRMAREVPDTRIYDKEHFSGHLRGYGKSFKKQGDDLYLENGYITSGDPYDNDWKLTGDNIDINTETEMAYIKDGFLEIKDIPVMYIPYFSHPINNKRKSGFLFPGIVQNQNGGYGVSVPYYFNLAPNYDLMLETVLWSERGLMENGTFRYMTDYFQGQFEGSIVPYDFQEGKMRGAFSLTNTGDFKNGITTNLRYDYVSDAEFYNDFSAGNINLVTKTLLDREFDINYSNDYIDSSLTFLKYGVVNPTLTVTNRPYAKLPELKFNVTSDGYTPDYITLSAETLNTYFYKAPGPSTAKPGAPNATNVNAFRAYESPKITGNFSETWGYLNPSLEVPIRYYQLENRPTDTIKFAKDSVTSVIPIFNIDAGAYFDKDYTTDSGTYTSTLHPRLFYTYIPYQDQTDIPLFDTSLQNEQYMQMFQVNRFTGHDRINNANQVTYALEASTTNQDDGSTLASAKIGQMMYFADRKVTLCQGDKKCNNPGQMDPFSTETFSPIMSSFEFQVMKNIYVSAQVNYRVKQENIDYQVYQLSYKDENENIFNVSYNNIANNWNSLTQEQMNNGVKPKPQETVTLSTILNLTDHWGIAALWNYNFEQKQISNVFAGLQYNAKSWALRFLWQKSAYTNQDPNNPQELGPLRDTYMLEFELKGIGGMGNTSGISERLTQINGYETGEWGQGI encoded by the coding sequence ATGTTAAAGGGGATTCATAAATATCTGCTAATTTGCTTTGGCACTGTATTCTTTACAGTGCAAGGCAATGCTGCGCGCATCATGAATAAAAACCCTATAAAAGAAGATTGGAAATGTAGCGTCATCGATGGTGAGTGGAGCTGTGAACGTTCAGAAAAGCCTAAAAACGTATTTAATGATGAGCTAAAAACTGCTGAAAAAGAGAAAGCTTTAGCAGATGATATGGGCTGGATACAAAAATCCTCTTATTTCTCTGGTGGATACTATGACAATGATAACGAATTCACAAAAAGATTATGTAAGTCAAAAAAAACAGATGTCAGCTATGAAAATGCTGAATTTGACACTGATGGTACATTAATCGCCTCAGGTAATGTTGAAGTGCTTCAATGCGATCAAGAGCTTTATGGTAACAATGCAATTGTCAACTTCAATAAAGATAAAAGCTCAATTCGATCACTGGTAATGACTGGAGATGTTATTGCAAAACAACCATCAACTGGTATTTTCCTGAGAACCAAAGAACTTGATGCTAATATGGATGATGGAACCTATAGTGCAGGCGAAACATTTTTCAGAATGGCTAGAGAAGTTCCAGATACAAGAATATATGACAAAGAACACTTTAGTGGACATTTAAGGGGTTATGGTAAAAGCTTCAAAAAACAAGGAGATGACTTATATCTTGAAAATGGCTATATCACATCTGGTGACCCATATGACAATGATTGGAAATTGACTGGTGATAATATAGACATTAACACAGAAACAGAAATGGCCTACATTAAAGATGGTTTCCTTGAGATTAAAGACATTCCTGTAATGTATATTCCATATTTTTCACACCCAATTAACAACAAAAGAAAATCAGGCTTCTTATTTCCTGGTATCGTTCAGAACCAAAATGGTGGTTATGGTGTTTCTGTTCCCTACTACTTTAATTTAGCGCCAAATTATGACTTAATGCTTGAAACAGTGCTTTGGTCTGAACGTGGCCTTATGGAGAACGGTACATTCCGGTATATGACCGATTACTTCCAGGGACAATTCGAAGGATCAATAGTACCATATGATTTCCAAGAAGGAAAAATGCGTGGAGCATTTAGCTTAACAAATACTGGTGACTTTAAAAATGGTATTACAACCAACTTAAGATATGATTACGTAAGTGATGCAGAGTTCTATAATGATTTCTCTGCAGGTAATATAAATCTTGTTACAAAAACACTTTTAGATAGAGAGTTTGATATTAACTACTCAAATGACTATATCGACTCAAGTTTAACATTCTTAAAATATGGTGTAGTAAACCCTACCCTCACTGTGACAAACAGACCCTATGCAAAGCTTCCGGAGCTGAAATTCAACGTAACATCAGATGGCTACACACCAGACTATATAACCTTAAGTGCTGAAACACTTAATACTTATTTTTATAAAGCCCCTGGTCCAAGCACGGCAAAGCCTGGAGCTCCTAATGCCACGAACGTCAATGCTTTTAGAGCGTATGAATCTCCTAAGATAACAGGTAACTTCTCTGAAACGTGGGGATATTTAAATCCTTCACTAGAAGTACCGATACGTTACTACCAACTTGAAAATAGACCAACAGACACAATTAAATTTGCTAAAGATTCAGTAACTAGTGTTATACCTATATTTAATATTGATGCTGGAGCATATTTTGATAAAGATTATACTACAGATAGTGGAACATACACCTCAACACTACACCCAAGATTATTCTATACATATATACCTTATCAAGACCAAACAGATATTCCTTTATTTGATACAAGCTTGCAAAACGAACAATATATGCAAATGTTTCAAGTTAACAGGTTTACTGGTCATGATAGAATTAATAATGCCAATCAGGTAACCTATGCGCTAGAAGCATCAACAACAAATCAAGATGATGGGTCAACACTAGCTTCTGCTAAAATTGGACAAATGATGTATTTTGCTGACCGAAAAGTAACTCTTTGCCAAGGAGATAAAAAATGTAATAACCCTGGGCAAATGGATCCTTTTTCAACGGAAACTTTTTCTCCTATTATGTCATCATTTGAGTTCCAGGTTATGAAGAATATCTATGTATCCGCACAAGTTAACTATAGAGTTAAACAAGAAAATATTGATTACCAAGTTTATCAGCTGTCATATAAGGATGAAAATGAGAATATTTTTAATGTCTCATACAATAATATAGCAAATAACTGGAACTCATTAACACAAGAACAAATGAATAATGGAGTTAAGCCAAAACCTCAAGAAACAGTAACACTTTCAACAATACTAAATCTAACAGATCACTGGGGTATTGCTGCTTTGTGGAACTATAATTTTGAACAAAAACAAATTTCTAACGTCTTTGCGGGACTTCAATATAATGCCAAATCATGGGCTCTTAGATTCCTTTGGCAAAAAAGTGCTTATACTAACCAAGATCCTAACAACCCTCAAGAATTAGGTCCTCTTAGAGACACATATATGCTAGAGTTTGAACTTAAAGGCATAGGTGGCATGGGTAATACTTCAGGAATATCAGAGCGCTTAACACAAATTAATGGCTATGAAACTGGTGAATGGGGACAGGGAATATAA
- a CDS encoding peptidylprolyl isomerase: MKKILLFLTLSSIFINCYADVTSSLFQNSFNTDLSSAQNIPAQTSSNKEQLLNKTVAIVNSKPITSFELDQEVAKLQASQPNTNFNSDPLEIKRQALQDLIAQSVLIQLAEQNNIMISPLQVDAAIKDIAAKNGVSVESLKLNIEGAGMSFDSYKKRIKDQLMVNQLQQQAISQQVYVSPEEIQKYIQKHKKQFDKEMAPVRLYSLRNLIVTLPDSKKARQKKIDLYKKLAIAVNKGYIDFTELAKQFSQAPNSASGGLLSQNIKFDAIRDIYKDHVKGLKQHQVSKPFLIKNTLQMVYIDNLNEQAPMLSKKITKYYVYAIEIKLDGSMTEEGAKNSLDRAKLAIESGQDFSKVAEKYNQDYDHPDGDFKWVSQLDSPPSLPPAAFAQLNQLKKGELSEPFQADSKTWMIMKYTKVKKFDAAEQLKEQKALEAIFAEKAQEVYKTWLTSMKDDAYIEILENDLKTPELY; the protein is encoded by the coding sequence ATGAAAAAAATACTTCTTTTTTTAACCCTTAGTTCTATATTTATAAACTGCTATGCAGATGTAACATCTAGCCTTTTCCAAAACTCATTTAACACCGATTTAAGTAGTGCTCAGAACATACCAGCACAAACTTCTTCAAACAAAGAACAACTACTAAATAAGACTGTTGCTATTGTTAATAGCAAACCAATTACATCATTTGAACTTGACCAAGAAGTTGCAAAACTTCAAGCTAGTCAACCAAATACAAACTTCAATTCAGATCCTCTAGAGATCAAAAGACAAGCTCTACAAGACCTAATTGCTCAAAGTGTTCTGATTCAGCTTGCAGAACAAAATAATATAATGATCTCCCCTCTTCAAGTAGATGCTGCTATAAAAGATATTGCTGCTAAAAATGGGGTTTCTGTAGAGTCTTTAAAACTAAATATTGAAGGTGCTGGTATGTCTTTTGATAGTTATAAAAAGCGTATCAAAGATCAATTAATGGTAAACCAGCTACAACAACAAGCAATCTCTCAACAGGTCTATGTATCTCCTGAAGAAATTCAAAAATATATTCAAAAACATAAAAAACAATTTGATAAAGAAATGGCTCCGGTAAGGCTATATTCTCTCCGTAATCTCATTGTAACACTGCCAGACTCAAAAAAAGCTCGACAAAAAAAAATTGATCTATACAAAAAGTTAGCTATAGCAGTTAACAAAGGATATATTGACTTTACTGAGCTTGCTAAACAGTTCTCTCAAGCTCCAAACTCTGCTTCAGGTGGCTTACTTAGCCAAAACATTAAGTTTGATGCTATTAGAGATATCTACAAAGATCATGTAAAAGGTTTAAAACAACATCAGGTTTCTAAACCTTTTTTGATTAAAAATACTCTTCAAATGGTATATATAGATAATCTTAATGAGCAAGCACCTATGTTAAGCAAAAAAATAACTAAGTATTATGTTTATGCAATTGAGATCAAACTAGATGGAAGCATGACAGAAGAAGGTGCAAAAAATTCTTTAGATAGAGCAAAACTTGCAATAGAAAGCGGGCAAGATTTTTCAAAAGTGGCTGAAAAATATAATCAAGATTATGACCATCCTGATGGTGATTTCAAATGGGTATCTCAATTAGATAGCCCCCCGTCTTTACCACCTGCTGCATTTGCACAACTAAACCAGCTAAAAAAAGGTGAACTCTCAGAACCATTTCAAGCAGACTCTAAAACTTGGATGATAATGAAATACACGAAAGTTAAAAAATTTGATGCTGCTGAGCAATTAAAAGAACAAAAAGCATTAGAGGCAATTTTTGCTGAAAAAGCCCAAGAGGTATACAAAACATGGCTAACATCAATGAAAGATGATGCTTATATTGAAATACTAGAAAATGATTTAAAGACACCTGAACTTTATTAA
- the rsmA gene encoding 16S rRNA (adenine(1518)-N(6)/adenine(1519)-N(6))-dimethyltransferase RsmA, with protein MQYKTKAKKSLGQNFLQDENIITKIVQLANIKKDNTVIEIGPGLGALTRHILSKCNNVNVVEFDSSVIDTLLENCSKYGVPTVYNEDFLKFDINKVSNEKIKLIGNLPYNISSPILFKVIEISDKIIDAHFMLQKEVVERIVSQPNSKSYGRLSVVLQYHFDCSLILKIPPEVFYPQPKVDSAILRLKPKISKATLKNYSFFEKIVKQSFAQRRKTLHNNLKDIIKERNIDPDSLPVNTKLRAENLSVDDFVNLANFLS; from the coding sequence ATGCAATACAAAACAAAAGCAAAAAAATCCTTAGGACAAAACTTTTTACAAGATGAAAATATAATCACCAAAATTGTCCAACTCGCCAATATAAAAAAAGATAACACAGTTATAGAAATAGGTCCTGGGCTTGGAGCTTTAACTAGGCATATTTTATCTAAATGTAACAATGTCAATGTTGTCGAATTTGATTCAAGTGTTATTGATACACTTCTTGAGAATTGTAGTAAGTACGGTGTACCTACAGTTTACAATGAAGACTTTTTAAAGTTTGATATTAATAAAGTTTCTAATGAAAAAATAAAATTAATAGGAAACCTACCATACAACATTTCTTCTCCAATACTTTTTAAAGTTATAGAAATTAGTGATAAGATAATTGATGCTCACTTTATGTTACAAAAAGAAGTTGTAGAAAGAATTGTTTCCCAGCCTAACAGTAAATCATATGGAAGATTATCAGTAGTATTACAGTATCATTTTGATTGTAGCTTAATCCTAAAGATTCCTCCGGAAGTTTTTTACCCTCAACCAAAAGTTGACTCAGCTATCCTTAGATTAAAGCCTAAAATAAGCAAAGCCACTCTCAAGAACTATAGTTTTTTTGAAAAAATTGTAAAACAAAGTTTTGCGCAACGCAGAAAAACCTTGCATAATAACTTAAAGGATATAATAAAAGAACGAAATATTGACCCAGATTCTCTGCCAGTAAACACAAAGCTTCGTGCAGAAAACTTAAGTGTTGATGATTTTGTGAATTTAGCAAATTTTTTAAGTTAA
- a CDS encoding symmetrical bis(5'-nucleosyl)-tetraphosphatase: MATYVIGDIQGCYDELLQLLQKISFDKRKDKLIFAGDIINKGPKSLETINFIMSLGDAAETVLGNHEILFLAISYNYLPSSNKNTFDEMLNASNLKEIQEWLCNQPLLTQINDTFISHAGIPHTWSPKKALKRAKEVEFVFKNETTRKLLLANLFNNEGDKWSKDLEGFERWLCILNYFTRMRTIDKDGKLNLKFSSTIEQVPENFKPWFKLKHKKFDRKKIIFGHWAAIKGETKDKDRIALDTGCVFGGRLTCYCIETEKKYSVKATKSYKDI, translated from the coding sequence ATGGCTACATACGTAATAGGAGATATCCAAGGCTGCTATGATGAGCTTTTACAACTATTACAAAAAATAAGTTTTGATAAGCGAAAAGATAAACTCATCTTTGCTGGAGATATTATAAATAAAGGCCCAAAATCACTAGAGACAATAAATTTCATAATGTCCCTTGGTGATGCAGCTGAAACAGTTTTAGGCAATCATGAAATTCTTTTTTTGGCTATTAGTTATAATTACCTTCCATCAAGCAACAAAAACACTTTTGATGAAATGCTTAATGCTTCTAACTTAAAAGAAATTCAAGAATGGCTTTGCAACCAGCCTCTTTTAACCCAAATTAATGATACTTTTATATCTCACGCAGGTATACCCCATACCTGGTCTCCCAAAAAAGCTTTAAAACGAGCTAAAGAAGTAGAATTTGTATTCAAAAATGAAACAACTAGAAAACTACTGCTTGCGAACCTGTTTAATAATGAAGGTGATAAATGGAGCAAAGATTTAGAAGGCTTTGAGAGATGGTTATGCATCCTAAACTATTTCACTCGAATGAGAACTATTGATAAAGATGGAAAGTTAAATCTTAAATTCAGTTCCACAATAGAACAAGTTCCAGAAAATTTTAAACCATGGTTTAAACTAAAGCATAAAAAATTTGATAGAAAAAAGATCATCTTTGGACATTGGGCAGCTATTAAAGGCGAAACAAAAGATAAAGATAGAATTGCTCTAGATACAGGATGTGTTTTTGGAGGCAGACTAACTTGTTACTGTATTGAAACAGAAAAAAAATACTCTGTTAAAGCTACTAAAAGCTATAAGGATATATAA
- the aroQ gene encoding type II 3-dehydroquinate dehydratase, with protein sequence MDILVINGPNLNLLGSREPQTYGNSKLSDINLELSKFAKSYNVNISFFQSNHEGEIVDRIQQTEAKFIIINPAAYTHTSVAIRDAFLATKTPFIEIHLSNIYNREEFRTKSFLSDIAHGCIFGFGSRGYTLALIEAIHYINTKGD encoded by the coding sequence ATGGATATTTTAGTAATTAATGGTCCAAACTTAAACTTACTAGGCTCAAGAGAACCTCAAACTTATGGAAACTCTAAACTTTCAGATATTAACTTAGAATTATCAAAGTTTGCTAAATCTTATAATGTCAATATCAGCTTTTTTCAAAGCAATCATGAAGGTGAAATAGTTGATAGGATTCAACAAACTGAAGCAAAATTCATTATAATAAATCCTGCTGCCTATACCCATACAAGTGTGGCTATAAGAGATGCTTTTTTGGCGACAAAGACGCCTTTTATTGAAATACATTTATCTAATATATATAATAGGGAAGAATTTAGGACTAAATCGTTTCTATCAGATATAGCGCATGGCTGCATATTTGGGTTTGGCTCAAGAGGTTATACATTAGCATTGATAGAGGCTATACATTACATAAATACGAAAGGAGACTAA
- the accB gene encoding acetyl-CoA carboxylase biotin carboxyl carrier protein — protein sequence MDLLKAIDRVAEILNSSDIKEIKVKDGGSSIFMTKNNTATTSVVSAAPVANAPVATAPVTSTSTTSTATAKVETEEEINGEEIKSPMVGTFYSAPSPDAAPYVKEGQEVKKGDVLCIIEAMKIMNKIEAEKSGKIVKVLAKDGDPVQFDQPLFIVE from the coding sequence ATGGATTTATTAAAAGCAATCGACAGAGTAGCTGAGATTCTTAACTCAAGCGATATCAAAGAGATCAAAGTTAAGGATGGCGGTTCAAGCATATTCATGACAAAAAACAACACAGCTACTACAAGTGTTGTATCAGCAGCCCCGGTTGCTAATGCTCCTGTTGCTACAGCTCCTGTTACTAGTACTTCTACTACTAGCACAGCTACTGCTAAAGTAGAAACTGAGGAAGAAATAAATGGAGAAGAAATAAAATCTCCTATGGTTGGTACTTTCTATAGTGCTCCTTCACCTGACGCTGCTCCTTATGTAAAAGAAGGTCAAGAAGTTAAGAAAGGTGACGTGCTATGTATTATAGAAGCAATGAAGATTATGAATAAAATTGAAGCTGAAAAATCTGGAAAAATTGTTAAAGTCCTTGCTAAAGATGGTGACCCTGTTCAGTTTGATCAACCTCTATTCATAGTTGAGTAA
- the accC gene encoding acetyl-CoA carboxylase biotin carboxylase subunit: MIKKVLIANRGEIALRILRACRELEIKTVAVYSKADADLMHVKLADEAVCIGPAAPNLSYLNIQAIITAAEITNADAIHPGYGFLSENAKFAKAVEESGFIFIGPRAESIEVMGDKVEAIKYMKKAGVPCVPGSGGPLGSDDKKNLEVAEKIGYPVIIKAAGGGGGRGMSIVRKKEDLISSISLTKSEARIAFNNDMVYMEKFLENPRHIEIQVFGDGEGNAVYLFERDCSTQRRHQKVIEEAPAIGLTDEQRKRIGEQCVNACKILKYRGAGTFEFLYENGEFYFIEMNTRIQVEHPVTESITSTDLIKEQLRVAGGQGLSWKQEDIAIVGHAIECRINAEDPEKMIPSPGKIDMYHPPAGPRVRVDSHIYSGYTVPPNYDSMISKVIVRGHDRATALQKMRAALEEMVINGIKTNIPLHQEILNNEEFIKGGTNIHFLEKMLEEKNKAK, translated from the coding sequence ATGATTAAAAAAGTACTAATTGCCAATAGAGGTGAGATAGCCCTTAGAATTTTAAGAGCATGTAGAGAACTAGAAATTAAAACAGTTGCAGTTTATTCAAAAGCTGATGCTGATCTTATGCATGTTAAGCTAGCAGATGAAGCTGTTTGTATCGGTCCTGCTGCCCCTAACCTTAGTTACTTAAACATTCAAGCTATTATTACAGCTGCAGAAATAACTAATGCTGATGCAATCCATCCAGGCTATGGCTTCTTATCAGAAAACGCAAAATTTGCAAAAGCGGTTGAAGAAAGTGGATTTATATTTATCGGTCCCCGTGCAGAAAGTATCGAAGTAATGGGCGATAAAGTTGAAGCTATTAAATATATGAAAAAAGCTGGTGTACCATGTGTACCTGGTTCTGGTGGCCCTCTAGGTAGTGATGATAAGAAAAACTTAGAAGTCGCTGAAAAAATTGGCTACCCTGTAATTATCAAAGCCGCTGGTGGTGGCGGTGGTCGTGGTATGAGTATCGTTAGAAAGAAAGAAGATCTAATTAGCTCTATTTCTTTAACGAAGAGTGAAGCTAGAATCGCTTTTAATAACGATATGGTATATATGGAGAAATTCCTTGAAAACCCTCGTCATATTGAGATTCAGGTTTTTGGTGATGGCGAAGGTAATGCCGTGTACTTATTTGAAAGAGACTGCTCTACTCAAAGAAGACATCAGAAAGTAATTGAAGAAGCTCCTGCTATTGGTCTTACAGATGAGCAAAGAAAACGCATTGGTGAGCAATGTGTTAATGCTTGTAAGATTTTAAAATACCGTGGGGCTGGTACATTCGAATTCTTATATGAAAATGGTGAATTCTATTTCATTGAAATGAATACTAGAATTCAAGTAGAACACCCTGTTACAGAATCAATTACATCTACAGATCTTATCAAAGAGCAACTTAGAGTTGCTGGTGGACAAGGTTTAAGTTGGAAGCAAGAAGACATTGCTATAGTTGGTCATGCAATAGAGTGTAGAATCAATGCTGAAGATCCAGAGAAAATGATCCCATCTCCAGGTAAAATTGATATGTATCATCCACCTGCAGGTCCTAGAGTACGTGTTGATTCACATATATATTCTGGCTATACAGTACCACCAAACTATGACTCGATGATATCAAAAGTAATTGTACGTGGTCATGATAGAGCAACAGCTCTTCAAAAAATGCGTGCAGCTCTTGAGGAAATGGTAATTAATGGTATTAAAACAAATATTCCTCTTCATCAAGAAATCTTAAATAATGAAGAGTTTATCAAGGGCGGAACTAACATTCACTTCTTGGAAAAAATGTTAGAAGAGAAAAATAAAGCTAAATAG